In the genome of Oenanthe melanoleuca isolate GR-GAL-2019-014 chromosome 21, OMel1.0, whole genome shotgun sequence, one region contains:
- the LOC130261850 gene encoding 5E5 antigen-like produces MRSDRTASSLNSGGNEYKLSAASPAVRGHGGHSPRLRLRHRLRPSPEPRARALPAPAPLPAERGGRSGGGRRRRRGGGRGGGGGLREGQARRKRGRQAQLLNKRRPLRRRAAAAGAERSVPGPPPPPGPTHRHRPRPRSASSRTGSTVIDGTALQQRGQREMASASGAARQRRARASPPGPGAAAATSTGG; encoded by the exons ATGCGTTCTGACAGAACAGCT AGCAGCCTTAATTCTGGTGGGAATGAATACAAGTTGTCAGCAGCGAGTCCCGCAGTCcgggggcacggggggcacTCACcgcggctccggctccggcaCCGGCTCCGgccgagccccgagccccgagcccgaGCGCTgcccgctccggccccgctgccggcggagcgcggcgggaggagcggcggcggcaggaggaggagaagaggaggaggaagaggaggaggaggagggctcCGGGAAGGGCAGGCACGGAGGAAGCGGGGCCGGCAGGCGCAGCTGCTGAACAAAAGGAGGCCCCTCCGCCGCCGAGCAGCTGCGgccggagcggagcggagcgtcccgggcccgccgcccccgcccggccccacgcaccggcaccggccccggccccgctccgcctcCTCCCGAACCGGGAGCACCGTGATTGATGGAACAGCGCTGCAACAGCGTGGTCAGCGAGAAATGGCATCGGCGAGCGGCGCGGCACGGCAGCGCCGAGCCCGAGCATCCCCCCCGGGGCCCGGAGCAGCGGCAGCAACGAGCACAGGGG GATGA